The Oleiphilus messinensis DNA segment TTACCCAATGACCGTCGATACTGATTGGGAGACTGCTGCTGCCATTGCTTGAACGCCCGCGAAAACGCGCTCTGCTCGGAAAATCCAAGCATCAATGCAATCTCGGGCAGCGAAAGCGATAGGTCCGCTAAATATTGTCGCGCCAACGTCAAACGCGTGTCCCGCAGCAACTCGCGGAAGACAATCCCCTCTTCAGCCAGCTTTCGATGCAATGAGCGGGTGGACATGTTCAATTCCCGGGAGACCGCATCTGCAGTCGGTTCTCCTGCCTGCAGGCAACGCACCAAAACGGATAGAATGCGGGAGGCGAGCTGGGTCGCATCAGGAGCGGCCTGGAGTAATGTCCGGGCTTGGTTATCCAGCAACTGATGAAGATTCTCATCACATCCGGGTATCGGCAGTGCAAAGTAGGTCGATGGAAATACGATGGCCAGGTTCGGTTGGTCAAACAAAACCTCGCACTGAAAAAAATCAAGATAACGTTGCACGTCGCGGGGCTGCACCGTCTGTGTGAAGTCAACTCGTACCGGCAGTAAATCAGACCGTTGCAACAATGAGCGCCCAACGGTTAGCAGCGATGCCAGCAGTAGCTCATCTGAAAGCTGACTCGAGTAGCCAAAATAGGCGTCCCAAACCAAACGGGTTGTCTCGCCCTCAATAACGAGATGCGCTTTATTGCCATCATACAACAGCCGCTGAAAACGCTCAAAACAACCCATGGCTTGTGCCATGGTCTGGCTGGTTTTAAATAAATACCCCAGGCAGCCAAAATACTCCACAGTGGCATGCTTGCCGATTTCGACCCCTAAAGCGGGTATGTTCAGCTGCTGATTCAAACGGTCGAGTAGTGACCACCACTGCTCAAACGAGAGCGGTTTGCCGGATTCAGATTGCTCCATCAACTTGGGTAATGCATCAAACTGGATGCCTTGCTGCTGAATAAATGCAGCAATAAAACGGGCGGCATCGGGGGTAATGAACAAATGATTCAGCATAAACGGTCCATTTTGCTTTCAATGACTCAACGATTTCAGAGCGCGGGTGAACTCAATTGTTACAACAATACATCTTGGCGCAGATTGTCAAATTATAGACTGAATTCGTCAATCAAGCGGGCAGTTTCAACCGTACACTACAAACTATTGAACAACTTCAACTGATGACATGCTCAGGAGCCTGTCAAGCCACCCGGCGACGCTCCGATTTGCTGAGGATATTATTGTGACAGATTTGCTACATGCTATCGGCTTTATACTAACCTTCGGGATGCTTTTTGTCGGTATCATCATTGCTGAAGCCTGGTATTGGCACAAAAAAGGGAACTACAGTGCAAAAACCGGTAAAACGGTATACGACTTCAGAGAAACCATTGCCAGTATTTCCACTGGCGCCATTTACAAAATTGCCGATGGCATTATGATCGCGGTTGTTATCACAGCGCTTTATGATGTCGTCTATCAATGGGGCTTTCAGTATGTGCCTGATGATGGCCTCTGGAGCGTTCTGCTCATTTTCTTTGCGGTTGATTTTGTCTTTTACTGGTACCACCGCACCATGCATACGGTCCGCTGGCTTTGGACAGGGCATGTCACCCACCACTCATCCACCCGGATGAACTTTTCAACGGCGCTGCGCCAGAACTTTTTGTATGACCTGAACTTTGGCTGGTTGATCTGGTGGTTGCCTATCGCGTTTATCGGCTTTGACAAGAACTGGGCAATTATTGCGATCGAATTAAACCTGGCTTATCAGTTCTTCATCCACACGGAAACCGTCAACAAACTCGGCTGGTTCGAAAAAGTGTTCAATACGCCGTCCCATCACCGTGTTCACCATGGTAGCAATCCGGCACAGATCGATACTAATTTCGGTGGTGTTCTGATTATTTGGGACAAACTGTTTGGCACTTTTGTAGATGAAAAAGACGCCGGTGATATTCGCTATGGATTAACCTTGAGACAACCGAACACACTCAACCCTGTCCGCCTGTGCGTTGATGAATTCATTTGCATGGTGAAAGATGTCGCCCGCTATCGCGACTGGCGGATTCTGTACAAAGGGCCTAACTGGGTCGAAGAAACGTATGGAGCACGGGATAACGCGTCTCCAGACGAAGAAGCACGACACAAATCAATAACAACTTAAAATACAAATCAAAACAGAGCGTATCAGCGCCATAACTTGGCCGGGGCTATTGTCCCGGCCCACTTTTCAGCCCCCTACACAATAGATCCCTCTTGTGTACTGGATTTCCCGACACGCGGCCATTATGCTTACTTTTTCGGACGTTTTAGGGAATTGAGTGCGCTCATGATTGAACAAGAACTGCAGAATATCGAAAAAATTTACGATTTACTGATCAATTTTTTCGTCAATTACAGCTTCCAGGTAATTGGAGCATTTATAATCCTCATCGCCGGTATGATTGTATCCCGGTGGATTTCACGACTGTTGCTGGCCTTTTTCAAGCGGCGTAATGTTGATGTCACGCTGGCCCACTTCCTGGCCAACGTCGCCAAGATTATTGTTCTCGTTATTTTTATTGTCATTGCCCTTGGCAAATTCGGTATCAGTGTCGCGCCATTTGTGGCAGCGATTGGTGCAGTGGCGTTCGGCGCCAGTATTGCATTGCAGGGACCGGTCTCGAACTATGGTGCCGGTATCAGTATTATTCTGACGCGACTTTTCCGAGTGGGTGATACCATCAAGGTTCACGAATATTACGGTGTCGTGCACGAAATAAAATTGGCCAATACCACCCTTGAAACCGAAGATGGTGAACACATCATTATTCCCAACAAGAAAGTGGTCGGTGAAGTGCTGACCAACTCTTTCACTGCGAAAGTGGTTGAATCTTCCGTGGGCGTAGCCTACTCCAGCGACCCTGAGCAGGTGATCAATATTATCAAGGAACTGCTCGCACAGCAGCCGGAAGTGGTGAAAACGCCAGACCCACAAGTGGGAATTGAAGCATTCGGGGACTCATCAATCAATATCGGATTACGGTACTGGATTCCCACGCAGCAATACTACAAAGTTCAGTACACAATCAATCTGGCGATATTCAAAGCACTACAGGAAAATAAAATCGAGATACCGTTTCCCCAGCGCGAAGTCAGAATACTGGGAGACCAACAGCTTTAACAACAGAAGCAGCGGCACACAAAAAAACGGGCAATTGCCCGTTTTTTTGTACGTATGTTTGTTATCCGTTATTTCAACTGAAGCTGCATGTGGAAAGTACTGCCCACATCAACGTCTGAAGTGACAGCCATCTGACCTTGATGGTGCTCTGTGATAATGAAATGAGAAAATGACAAACGTTTACCGGCATCATCACTCCTATCCTGGTCGTTATTGAAAAACGGCTCAAAAATTTCCTGCTGTTCTTCACTCGACAACCCCAAACCATTATGGGAAATTTTAATCCACATGGCGTCATAAAACTTCTGAATTTGCACTTTGATGCGATAAGCCACATCACCCCGCTCTTCTCCTGCTGCCCTGGGTGCTCTCTGGGACAAAGCATACAGGGAATGGCGGAACAGGCTCAAAAAGACTTGCTGAAGTTCAGACACATAGCATGGTATCAACGGCAAGCCCTGTTCGTAATCACGCTCGATAATTACATCGGTAAACTTCAACCCGGTAGGTGTCGACAGTATGTTTTCTGCCAGTTCTATCGTGTGATCCATGACATCCGGCAAACTGCTGGCTTGCTTCAAATCATCATTGTGTTTGGCGAACTCAAGCAGGTTTGTGACAATCGCACCGGCGTGCCGCAAGTTCTCATGGGCATCGTTCAATACATGCTGAACTTTTGTAACATAGGGTTCAGCCAACTGACCCGATGCAGACAATTCCTGTTGTGCCTCCTCGATATCCCGACTCATCAACTGCAATGGATTGTTAATGTCGTGAGCCATACTGGATGCCAACTCCCCCATAGAGGACATTTTATCCCGCTGAATCAGTTTGTTTTCGGAGAGAACCTGATGGGTCACATCGTCTACCAGAATAACCGCGCCAGTCTCGATTTGTCCCTGTAACGGATAGATCGTAATCTCGTAATGGTACTGCCCGCGCTGACTGTGGCGCATGGTCAGGATGCTGTTATTCTCCAACGCTTCACAGACCTGTTCATAACTCACCGAGATTATCGGGTAAATGTCCCAAAGGTTTTTGCCCATCGCTTCTTCGGCAAGACTACCTGCGATCTCACGCGCCTTTTTGTTCCATTGAGTAACATTGCCGTCTTTATCCAGACCAATGAGCATGAGCGGCATCGAATCCAGCACATTTTTCATATAGGTTTCAGAGATAGCGAGACGCTCGGAAGTTTGCCGATGTTTGGCGACTTCGCCTTCCAACAATTGGTTGGTCTCTTTCAAAAGGCGGTTAGACTCATCCAGTGTTGCAGTTCGCTCTTTTACGCGCAATTCCAGCTCCCGCTTGATCTCGTTCAACTCGGCATTGGAACGACGGGTTTCACGACGACTGAAAAAAAGCGTGATGGCCGTAATGGATAAGAGTGTGATGAGCAAACTACTGGCCGTATTGGCAACATATTGCCAGTTAGTATGGCCATCCGGATTACGGAACACAGGTAGAATGCTCGCCGTAGCGACTTCAACATACAGGGAAGATAAAATTGCTATCGCAGAAAAGAGGTATTTTTTCATTGCTCTCGGTATTAGATCAGTGTAATCGTCATGGCGTGAGTAGAAGCCGGCGAAAATCAAAGAGGAGTATTAAATGCACAGTAGCCGACCAAGGCAGCCTGCAGAGAAATGGCAACCCGCAAAGACTGGAATTATTTCGCTTGGCACTCCATCGCACATCAGCTTGTGCAGCACTGGCACCGGTTCAGCACTATGCAGAGTACGGACTTATGCAGAGTACGTACTTATGCAGTACTGGTCGGGTGACAAAGCTGACATTCTATACAAAATGTGGGACGAATTTATGAAATTTCCAACAGAAATGCAATTAATTTAATTTTAACAAGCCATTTCAACCAATCTTGAGCGTTTGATCAAGGGGGGCATTAAGCGCCCCCCTCTTGATCCTCTTTGAGATGCATTTGCCAAAAACAAGAGTACTTGAGTGACTAGAACTCATCCCACTCATCATCCCATTCCGACGGGATTGCAGCTGGGGCTTTTGTGGTATTCCGATAACTCACAGAAGCGCTCGTTTGATATCCCGCGTCCTGTGCCAATACGCCTCTGCTACCGCCTTCACTGCCTGGCCCCAATGAGGCCTGAGAGAGACTAAAAAAAGATACCAGCTTGGTCATATGTGTAGCCTGCTCTTTCATTGCCTGGCTCGCGGAAGTGCTTTCTTCAACCATGGCCGCATTTTGCTGGGTATTTTCATCCATCTGGGCGATGGCTTGATTGATCTGAGTAATACCATCCGTTTGTTCGGAAGCAGAATGATCGATATCCGCAACGGTTTTGGCCACTCTCTCCACAGCGCTGACAATACTGGTTAACGTCTCCCCCGACTGGTTTACCAAATCCGAACCCACTTCGACTTTGGACATGCTGTCCTTGATCAGTTCCTTGATTTTGCGTGCCGCATCAGCAGACCGTTTGGATAAGTTACGCACCTCGCCGGCAACAACGGCAAACCCTCGCCCCTGCTCCCCGGCCCGGGCAGCCTCAACAGCTGCGTTCAATGCCAGAAGATTGGTCTGAAAGGCGATTTCATCAATTACCGCTATAATATCGTTAATCTGACGGCTCGCTTTCAAGATGTCATTCATCGCCACCACGGCCTGCTTGACGACCTCTCCACCCATTTGCGCTTTCTCTCGCGCATTGTTGGCCAGCTGATTCGCCGCATTGGCATTTTCGGAACTTTGTTTAACGGTACTGGTCATCTCTTCCATGCTGGAAGCCGTTTCTTCCAAAGCGGAGGCCTGCCGCTCGGTGCGTTCACTCAAATCAGCATTGCCACGGGCAATTTCATCCGCTGCAGTACTGACCGTTGCCGCCGCCTGACTGATCTGGGAGATTACCTCATTCACTTGATTCAAGGTTTTGTTGGCATCCTGCTTGATCTTATCAAACTCGCCTGAGTAGTCACGATTTATCGTCTGGGTCAGATTACCCTGAGACATCGCGGCGAAGGTTGCGCCCACGTCAGAAAGAATCCGCTCCGAGGTATCAATTAAGGCGTTTATCCCCTCACTCAGTTTGGCAAAAAATCCAGCTTTGCCCTGCAGTGCGATGCGCTTACTCAAGTCCCCCTTACTGGCTGCAGCAATAATCTCGTCCACTTCACGCTCAATCGAAACTTCATGGGTACGGTCTTTCCATTCTACGACCGAGCCTAATCGCTCATTATCATCACCTATCACCGGGCTGATATTGAGATCCATGTGGCGACCGCCGACGACAATCGATGCCGCATGAGGGGCTTTCAGACTGTTCAGGATCTGTACCTGATGACTCGGGTTGACATGAAACTGGTCAATACTGCCACCAATCAATTTGTTCACTGCGAAGTTGGGCAATGCTTTTTGAATATCCGCCTCGGCATCTGTCAAGGTCTCTCGCACAGCATCGTTCATATAGATAATATTACGGTCTGCATCCGCCACCATCACATTCGCACTGACATTATCCAACGCTTGCCGAATACGCTCATTTTCGGAGGCCTTCATTTGCTCCTGTTCCTGACGAGCCAATTCGTCAGTAACGTCTTCCCACTCCACGACCGTGCCTAATCGCTCCCCCGATTCATCAACTACCGGGGTTGCAATCAGGTTGAATGTGCGCCCACCCACCTTGATCTGACCACGGTAAACATCCGTTAATCCTGCTATCAGCTGTCGTTGGTGTTGCTTGTTTTTATGGAAGATATCGACACACTGCCCCATTAAATTATCGGCATTGAAGTGCTTGAGTTCCGATTGCAAAGCAGGTTCAGCTGCCTTGAACATTTTTTTAACGGCATTGTTCATGTAGACAATATTAAAGTCTGCGTCCGCCATCATCACGTTAGTGGCGCAGATATCCAGTGCCTGTTTGATTTTATTCGTCTCTTTCAGCTGCTCGGCTTCACGGGCCATGCGAGTTCGAAGGTTATCGCGCATGGTAACCATAGCCGCATAGATTCCGACACTCTCACCGGCTTCCCGAAGATCCAGATCAAGTCTGTTGCGGGAAATCGCTTCGGCTATATGCTGAATTTCAGATAGCTCTCCCCCCAGCCTCTGGCCGGTGTAACGAATAATCAGGTAGCCCAGTAACATCGAAACACCGACTACGGCAACAACCATAATGAGTAGAACACGCTCAACCTGAATGAAACTGCGCTCAACGATCTCGGCAGCATTCTCTGCATCCCGGGTTAATTCACTGTTCAGCTCATCCGTATAAGTCTGAATCTCTTTGGCCAGTCGAGCAGCCTCGGCGTTCATTTGATTACCGAGAAGTCGGTTATCATTAATATAGTGCCCTATAGCACGTTGTTTGGCCTGATAGTACTGGTCAATCAGTGGCTCATTAATCTCCGTTTCCACGCCAAGATCCGCGAGCTGGTCCAGATCTTGCCGAATCTTGCGACCGTATTCCTGTGCAGCCTGTTCCGCCTGATCGGTCATACCTATCGCAAAGTTTGTTAATTCAAACCGCATTCGATCAAAATCGTGAACAATGCGATTTGCGACTTCCATTTTTGCCAGTGCGGTCTTCTCACGCTCCGCAGACCCATGACCCTCTGACACCGTGCTGGTGATAATCAAATTGGCGACGATGGTCAACAAAATGACCAGAGCGAAAGCACCAAACAACATCTTTTTCAAAGTCAGGTTTATCGCCACAATTATCCCTCCAATATCCCACTTAATCGGTCCAACATGTATTCCAGGTGTATAGCCGCCTGGTAAACATCACTTGGCGTCTTACCCTGTACACGTTTACCTTTTTGCGGCGAATTCAACGTATTCAGGGTTCCTTTCATTAATGCCAGTTCAGCGGAGACAATATAGCTTTGTAACAGCACATCTCCAGGCTGAACCACTTGCGCAATAAGCTTGGGAGCCGGTATTGGCTCCAAATCAAAGCTCCGGCGTATATCATTCATTTTTCGACGCACATCCAATAACTTGCCATAGACGTCACTCGGCTTTTTACCTTCTACTTTCTCCGGCAATACTGAGCCATCTGGATGCGTGCCATAGATTGCCGTGAGCAAAAGTCGTTTGTCTCGCTGCCGTGAATCCGGTAACAGTTTCGAATATTCAGCCAGTGTCGTCTGTAGATCTTTACGGGCAATTGAAATCGCCTCGTACACCTCATTCGGGGTGATCTTGTCAAACCCCGACAACAACATCACCTTTTGGTAAACGGTAAACAACAAACGAAATACATCAGTCGGCGTTTTATTGACATAAACATACTCCGGCACGATCGGGGTTGAATTTATATGTTCCCCCCACTTACGAATGTGCTCCTGAACCATGTTTGACAGAATGATTACATCTGCAGGAACATAATTAATCGATGATGTAGAAACTTTCGGAGGAGGCCTCAAGCCTGTGGCGCGTAACGTTTCATAAAGTCTGTCGAGAATCGCTATGTGTAACTGATAGACATGCATCGGTTCTACCTGCGTTTCCTGAGCTTGCAGTAATTCCGGTACCGCTATCTTTTTCTCAACCAGCATAAGGTCCAGAATACTGTTGGATGTGTCTACAGAGGCATAAACATCACTGGGGCTTACGCCTTCGGGAAAACCAGCGGCAGAACTGGCCTGTGCACCCGGACAAAATGCAATCAAAATAAGAAATGACAAAGCGGCTTTAACATTCGCCATATTACCTCCCTTGAACGATGGCTGAATTGGTCAATTGGTATATCTGGAACGATGGAGCAAAACAGGTACTAGGACATTTCCTGATGGGATGAATCCGCCGCTAAAGGCGCTTGCAAGAGATCACAAAGCACAGCCAACTCATCCAGCAAAGTCTGTTTCAGTGTAGTCAACTCAGCGGCATCAAGAGGCATTGTTTTCAACTTCTCTTCCAGTGACAGAGCAATGGCACTCACCCGCTCTCCACCAATAGCGGCGGACATGCCTTTCAAACTGTGCACAATAATTTCGGCTTGCTCCCTTTCCATCGCCGCTTGCTGTTCTAGCCCATCCCGAATTCGTTCAACTTCCTTCAAAAAGGCAACGACGGCCCGTTGATAAATTCGTTCGTTACCAGCCATTCGGCCCAAAGCGCCTGATTTATTGAGTACCGACAGCAATTGGTAGTCACCTTCCGGGTCTGCCACTTCATTTTTGGGCATTTCCTGATTGACCGTAGGCCCGCCCAATTCAACGTAATAGCCGATAACGGCCACAAGCTGATCCAGGTCAAAAGGTTTACCAATGTGGTCATTCATTCCGGAGTCCAGCGCCGCTTTCCGGTCAGAAGGCAAAGCATTTGCTGTCATCGCCACAATAGGCAACGCGTTCAACTTGAGTTCATTTCGAATATGCCGGGTTGCCGTGTATCCATCCATTCCCGGCATTTGCACATCCATGAGTACCAGGTCATACTCAGCATCCGGCCCACGCAGCTTTTCAACGGCAACAGCACCGTCTACTGCTACATCGACAGAGGCCCCCTCACTCTGCAGCAGTTCGCTTGCCACTTGTTGATTAGTAAGGTTATCTTCAACCAGAAGGATACGCACGCTTTGCAGCCTGCAATCGGCAGCAGCACGAATCGGCAAGTCAGTAACGAGCTCTGTATGGGACTCAAGGGATTCAGTGTTACCATGGTGGTTACCGCTTTTTCCTTCACCCCTTGTCTTGTTTTTGAATACCAGCGCATCAGCAACTGAATCCAGAACCATTGATGCGGTCAGGGGCTTAACCAGGAAATCATCAATCACATTCGGTAAATTCTGGTTACGATGCTCCATTGCCTCTCGCCCATGAGCCGTCACCATGACAATCATTGGCAGCCTGGCTGCCGGTACCTGATTACGAATTGCCTCACTGGTTTCCCAACCATCAAGACCAGGCATACTCCAGTCCATCAAGACAATATCGAATGATTCATCATCACCAGCGGCCTCAACCAATATCTGTAAGGCCTGCTCCCCCGATTCGGCCGCTTCAAAAGACCAACCAAAAGATTCTACGATACTGCTCATGATCTCTCGCGCTGCACTATTGTCGTCGACAATCAATGCCCGAATATCAACCGGAACGCTAACCGGCGCACGATGATCCGGGCCATCCACTGCCACACAGGGCAAGGTAAACATAAACGTGCTGCCTCTATGCAGCTCACTCTCTACAGTGATCTTGCCCCCCATCATTTCGACCAGCCGTTTACTGATCGCCAGTCCCAATCCGGTTCCACCGAACTGCCGCGCAGTCGATGCTTCAGCTTGAGCAAATCCTTCAAAAATACGGGCCAGTTTATCCTCGGCGATACCGATACCGGTATCGCGTACTTCAAACTGCAAGACAACATCATCGGCATTGCGCGAAACCAGTTTGACCCCAATGATGACTTCACCCTCTTCGGTAAATTTAACCGCATTACCGGTCAGGTTAATCAAAACCTGCTTCAAGCGCATACCATCCAATCTCACCCAGGCTGGTACAACATTCTGGATATCAAAAAGGACTTCAATATCTTTGTTACCGATATTGCTGGAGACAATCACACTGATATCCCGAAGTATTTCATCCAGCTCATTGGCCTGGGGATCGAGAGTTAATTTGCCGGCTTCGATTTTTGAAAAATCGAGGATATCGTTAATAATGCTGAGCAATGATCGTGCGGCCGAGCCCGCTTTTTTGATGTAATCTGCCTGCTGCGGATCAAGACGTGTCCGCTCGGCGAGTTGCAGCATTCCGATTACAGCATTCATTGGGGTTCTGATTTCATGGCTCATATTGGCCAAAAATTCAGATTTTGATCGATTTGCTTTATCCGCCAGTTCACGAGCCTGCTTCAATTCTGCCTCATACTGCCGCTGTTCGGTGATATCCTGGTTAATACCCAAAACCATCACCGGATCACCCTGCTCATTTCGCTCCACAACTGCAGCGGCCTTAACATACCGGATTTCACCATTGGGCCGAGAGATCCGGAAGACCGGATCATAATTGCCGGTTCCTGCCAGGGCTTGATTCAACTTCTCAACCGTCTTGTCCACATCCTCTGGATGAACTCGCTGCAACCAGTAATTGTAGTAAAGGCGAGTTTTACGCACTTCCGACGGCACCTGATAAATCAGGAGCATCTGCTCATTCCAGATCAGTTCATCGGTCTCAAGATTCCAGGACCAAATGCCCAGTTGTGCCACTTCGGCAGCTTTTAACAGATGATCACGAACCGAAGTCAGATTACGACGATCCAGAACTTGACTACTGATATCCAGGGCCACACCGAGATACCCGACCACTCTTCGCTGTTGGTCTTTCAGGGCGGTAACCGTAAGATTGACCTGGAAAACACTGCCATCTTTACGGACATAGCTCCATTCATGGGTATTTTCGCGATCCATTTTAGTTTTAATCACGAATACCTCGAACCCCGGTGAAAGCGGAACCCCCAGCTCCCGGGAAAATTCCTGAGCGCGGGCAGCAACTTCCGCCTCCAGATGGAATAACGCCGGCGTTTTCTTGTGGAGTAATTCAGCGGCCTCATAGCCCAGCATTTTCTCTGCAGTCGGATTAAACAAGGTAATCGTACCTTGAGAATCGGTTGCAATGATGGCCATTCCTGCTGAATTCAATATCGCAGCTTGTAAGGTTGATACCTGCCGTAACTCATGAGTGCGGGCTTCCACCTGCTGTTCAAGGCTACAATTCAACTCCCGAACCTGGCGTTCAGCACTTAACTGCTGAGAGATATCCCGGATGGTAATGGCCAGGCCGACAAGTGTAGAAGAACTGTCAAAAATCGGGTTTATAGACAGAACCACTGCGGCACTCACTTGCTCGCGGTTGCGCAGTTCACAGCGCATATCCGCCACCGGGGTTCCATCTTTTGCCTGGGCAATCCCATTGGCAAATGCAGCCTGCGAGTTTTCATCAATAAACAAGTGGGAAACGCCCTTCTTGATGATATATTGAATGTCCAACAATTCTTCCGCCCGGGGATTCCACTGGGCAATCTTTCCGGCAGCATCAAGACCTAGAATTGCATCCGTGCTGCTTTGTACAATCGCCGCCAAGCGGGCCTGTTCTACCCTCGAGCTTTGCGCCTGACGAACGTTTTTCTGGAACAAATAAGATATGGTAAAAATGACCAATAACACGAGTGCGTTATTCAAGAACGTCAATAGGCTGGACCAGATGGGCACATCACTCGGAACCACAATCGACAATGTCAATGTTCGACGGGGGTAACCCGGTGGAATCACCCATTGCTCAATCCCCATCCAGAATCGATCATTATTCAACGTTGTAACATTAATCAACGGTGACCTGAAAACGCTGTCGCCCAGAAAAAACTCATCCTCCCAGCGCTCGGGCTTTTTCACTTCGAATGCAAATCCGGGTCTATTCGGATGGACAAGGAAGTCACCTGCAGAATTCAGCAAATAGAACTGCCATCGTTCCGGAAGATCTGCACTTAAGGAAAGAAGCAAATCTGACGCCAGATAATTGATTACCACAACACCAACAACCTGGCCTTCAACATTGTAAATTGGTGTCGCAATCCGGATGGTTGGCTTATGAGGTACTTCGACTGCGCCCAGCTCCCGATTCAAGTTCACCTCCGAAATATACACCTCCTCCTGATTCAGGTTGATCGCACTTTGAAAATAGGGCCGTTGTCCTTTCTCCTGCAGGTTCGCCTCCGCAATCGCCAAAATGGATCCACCCCGACGCTCAACCCTCACCAGTTCACGCCCCTTCGACTCTACACCGATGTAGCGAACCTGAAAGACATTGGGATGGGCCTGAATATAATTACGGAAAATTTCCTGAAGGCGAGACTTCCACTGAACCAACGTACTCTTGCCCTCGCTATCATAGCCATGACCTTGAACGGCACGCTGAATACCTTGAATCGGTGGAACGGTTGACAGGAAAAAAATGTCTCGCTTGAGCCCATCAAGGGAGCTCTCCAAAATGGCTAAACGGTCATT contains these protein-coding regions:
- a CDS encoding mechanosensitive ion channel family protein, giving the protein MIEQELQNIEKIYDLLINFFVNYSFQVIGAFIILIAGMIVSRWISRLLLAFFKRRNVDVTLAHFLANVAKIIVLVIFIVIALGKFGISVAPFVAAIGAVAFGASIALQGPVSNYGAGISIILTRLFRVGDTIKVHEYYGVVHEIKLANTTLETEDGEHIIIPNKKVVGEVLTNSFTAKVVESSVGVAYSSDPEQVINIIKELLAQQPEVVKTPDPQVGIEAFGDSSINIGLRYWIPTQQYYKVQYTINLAIFKALQENKIEIPFPQREVRILGDQQL
- a CDS encoding methyl-accepting chemotaxis protein: MAINLTLKKMLFGAFALVILLTIVANLIITSTVSEGHGSAEREKTALAKMEVANRIVHDFDRMRFELTNFAIGMTDQAEQAAQEYGRKIRQDLDQLADLGVETEINEPLIDQYYQAKQRAIGHYINDNRLLGNQMNAEAARLAKEIQTYTDELNSELTRDAENAAEIVERSFIQVERVLLIMVVAVVGVSMLLGYLIIRYTGQRLGGELSEIQHIAEAISRNRLDLDLREAGESVGIYAAMVTMRDNLRTRMAREAEQLKETNKIKQALDICATNVMMADADFNIVYMNNAVKKMFKAAEPALQSELKHFNADNLMGQCVDIFHKNKQHQRQLIAGLTDVYRGQIKVGGRTFNLIATPVVDESGERLGTVVEWEDVTDELARQEQEQMKASENERIRQALDNVSANVMVADADRNIIYMNDAVRETLTDAEADIQKALPNFAVNKLIGGSIDQFHVNPSHQVQILNSLKAPHAASIVVGGRHMDLNISPVIGDDNERLGSVVEWKDRTHEVSIEREVDEIIAAASKGDLSKRIALQGKAGFFAKLSEGINALIDTSERILSDVGATFAAMSQGNLTQTINRDYSGEFDKIKQDANKTLNQVNEVISQISQAAATVSTAADEIARGNADLSERTERQASALEETASSMEEMTSTVKQSSENANAANQLANNAREKAQMGGEVVKQAVVAMNDILKASRQINDIIAVIDEIAFQTNLLALNAAVEAARAGEQGRGFAVVAGEVRNLSKRSADAARKIKELIKDSMSKVEVGSDLVNQSGETLTSIVSAVERVAKTVADIDHSASEQTDGITQINQAIAQMDENTQQNAAMVEESTSASQAMKEQATHMTKLVSFFSLSQASLGPGSEGGSRGVLAQDAGYQTSASVSYRNTTKAPAAIPSEWDDEWDEF
- a CDS encoding helix-turn-helix domain-containing protein, which produces MLNHLFITPDAARFIAAFIQQQGIQFDALPKLMEQSESGKPLSFEQWWSLLDRLNQQLNIPALGVEIGKHATVEYFGCLGYLFKTSQTMAQAMGCFERFQRLLYDGNKAHLVIEGETTRLVWDAYFGYSSQLSDELLLASLLTVGRSLLQRSDLLPVRVDFTQTVQPRDVQRYLDFFQCEVLFDQPNLAIVFPSTYFALPIPGCDENLHQLLDNQARTLLQAAPDATQLASRILSVLVRCLQAGEPTADAVSRELNMSTRSLHRKLAEEGIVFRELLRDTRLTLARQYLADLSLSLPEIALMLGFSEQSAFSRAFKQWQQQSPNQYRRSLGKAGHAISSGKSVL
- a CDS encoding two-component system sensor histidine kinase NtrB; protein product: MKKYLFSAIAILSSLYVEVATASILPVFRNPDGHTNWQYVANTASSLLITLLSITAITLFFSRRETRRSNAELNEIKRELELRVKERTATLDESNRLLKETNQLLEGEVAKHRQTSERLAISETYMKNVLDSMPLMLIGLDKDGNVTQWNKKAREIAGSLAEEAMGKNLWDIYPIISVSYEQVCEALENNSILTMRHSQRGQYHYEITIYPLQGQIETGAVILVDDVTHQVLSENKLIQRDKMSSMGELASSMAHDINNPLQLMSRDIEEAQQELSASGQLAEPYVTKVQHVLNDAHENLRHAGAIVTNLLEFAKHNDDLKQASSLPDVMDHTIELAENILSTPTGLKFTDVIIERDYEQGLPLIPCYVSELQQVFLSLFRHSLYALSQRAPRAAGEERGDVAYRIKVQIQKFYDAMWIKISHNGLGLSSEEQQEIFEPFFNNDQDRSDDAGKRLSFSHFIITEHHQGQMAVTSDVDVGSTFHMQLQLK
- a CDS encoding sterol desaturase family protein → MTDLLHAIGFILTFGMLFVGIIIAEAWYWHKKGNYSAKTGKTVYDFRETIASISTGAIYKIADGIMIAVVITALYDVVYQWGFQYVPDDGLWSVLLIFFAVDFVFYWYHRTMHTVRWLWTGHVTHHSSTRMNFSTALRQNFLYDLNFGWLIWWLPIAFIGFDKNWAIIAIELNLAYQFFIHTETVNKLGWFEKVFNTPSHHRVHHGSNPAQIDTNFGGVLIIWDKLFGTFVDEKDAGDIRYGLTLRQPNTLNPVRLCVDEFICMVKDVARYRDWRILYKGPNWVEETYGARDNASPDEEARHKSITT